Proteins co-encoded in one Flavobacteriales bacterium genomic window:
- the gap gene encoding type I glyceraldehyde-3-phosphate dehydrogenase: MTKIKVAINGFGRIGRSFFRQSLQSNDIEIVAINDLTDVKTLAHLLKYDSTHGVLPNFISCSGDSILVDSAEIPVYSCPNPQELPWKEVGVDVVLECTGRFLKNEQALQHVIAGAKKVIVSAPSPDAKTVVLGVNDEIITEDDFVFSNASCTTNCLAPLAKVINDNFGIKSGYITTTHAFTADQSLQDMPHKDLRRARSAMNSIIPTKTGAASAVGKVLPQLNGKLDGIALRVPVACGSITDFVCVVDKETTRDEVNKVLQDAAEGPMKGILALSSDPLVSIDIVGRKESSIVDTELTKVDGNLVKLVSWYDNESGYSARLIDLCSRVLRETLNKDLD; the protein is encoded by the coding sequence ATGACAAAAATTAAAGTTGCAATAAACGGATTTGGAAGAATAGGAAGAAGCTTTTTTAGACAGTCTCTTCAATCCAACGACATTGAGATAGTTGCTATTAATGACTTAACGGATGTTAAAACATTAGCACACTTATTAAAATACGATTCTACACATGGTGTATTACCTAACTTTATAAGTTGTTCAGGCGATTCTATTCTAGTAGACTCTGCTGAAATACCAGTATATTCTTGTCCTAACCCACAAGAACTACCATGGAAAGAAGTAGGGGTAGACGTAGTATTAGAATGTACTGGTCGTTTTCTAAAAAATGAGCAAGCTTTACAACACGTAATAGCTGGAGCAAAAAAAGTAATTGTATCTGCACCATCGCCTGACGCAAAGACGGTAGTTTTAGGTGTTAATGATGAAATTATTACTGAGGATGACTTTGTGTTTTCAAACGCATCATGTACTACTAACTGCCTAGCACCTTTAGCTAAAGTTATCAATGATAATTTTGGTATTAAGTCTGGTTATATCACTACAACGCATGCATTTACTGCAGACCAGAGTTTACAGGATATGCCTCACAAAGACTTAAGAAGAGCACGTTCAGCAATGAATTCTATTATACCTACAAAAACAGGTGCTGCATCAGCCGTAGGTAAAGTATTGCCACAATTAAATGGTAAGTTAGACGGTATAGCTTTAAGAGTGCCTGTTGCTTGTGGCTCAATCACTGATTTTGTGTGTGTTGTAGATAAAGAAACAACAAGAGATGAGGTAAACAAAGTATTACAAGATGCTGCTGAAGGACCAATGAAAGGTATTCTAGCATTGAGCTCGGACCCATTAGTGTCGATTGATATTGTTGGCAGAAAAGAGTCTTCAATTGTTGATACTGAATTGACTAAAGTGGATGGAAACCTTGTGAAGTTAGTTTCATGGTACGACAATGAGTCAGGATATTCAGCACGTCTAATTGACTTGTGCTCTAGAGTATTGCGCGAAACTTTAAATAAAGATTTAGACTAA
- a CDS encoding methylglyoxal synthase, which produces MSKIVVIAHDNFKADLLHFLKEKKSWFFGREIVATGRTATFLEEGELNLPLTHVRKGAEGGYLQIIDMIKQGEVEIVFFFRDATILQPYHQDITSLLDNCDLNNIPVGTNLAAAGLLIIGKIRMEASQSMQSKIESK; this is translated from the coding sequence ATGAGTAAAATAGTAGTTATAGCCCACGATAATTTCAAAGCCGATTTACTACATTTTCTAAAAGAGAAAAAATCGTGGTTTTTTGGCAGAGAAATTGTAGCTACTGGCAGAACTGCTACATTCTTGGAGGAAGGTGAATTAAACCTACCTCTAACACACGTTAGAAAAGGGGCAGAAGGCGGATACCTTCAAATAATTGATATGATTAAGCAAGGAGAAGTAGAGATCGTATTTTTCTTTAGAGACGCTACCATTCTTCAACCATATCATCAAGACATAACCTCTTTATTGGATAATTGCGATTTGAATAACATTCCAGTAGGAACTAATCTTGCCGCTGCAGGGCTTCTAATTATTGGTAAAATCCGAATGGAGGCATCGCAAAGTATGCAGTCTAAAATCGAAAGTAAATAA